The following proteins are encoded in a genomic region of Dasypus novemcinctus isolate mDasNov1 chromosome 3, mDasNov1.1.hap2, whole genome shotgun sequence:
- the LOC131276180 gene encoding uncharacterized protein, whose product MQEEKAEEEAKVDKKIEPKEEGARRRRRGPRNCGGAAHAARELQAPRGTVRLRRPRRRCPAGADAEAAAAAAGVLARAQHFAPCPGPRGRGSGKSELKPGLSQSTLVQTETPFLRLPLLLCPTLLVPRDPSCPAESNFSRSARLVAALLSPETEASARCPDGAVEGERLRERQAGTSGGNGLSEEPHLSFCRRGPEPRLLPRTRLPGHRCDVALAPAALERGAGTERRAGTQSSHLTLLPPPSGLRSFQHPAPPSTWSRSQIGSPHTAGAQNRPCAPGWVWCAVEREGCTEEFSPGLLSNPGEWQSQTRLQSCGKDCT is encoded by the exons atgcaGGAAGAGAAGGCGGAGGAGGAGGCAAAGGTGGACAAGAAGATCGAGCCGAAAGAAGAgggggcgcggcggcggcggcggggtcCCCGGA ACTGTGGCGGTGCCGCACACGCGGCTCGGGAACTGCAGGCTCCACGGGGCACAGTGCGCCTGCGCCGCCCCCGCCGTCGCTGTCCCGCCGGTGCTGATGCTGAGGCTGCTGCCGCGGCGGCGGGTGTCTTGGCGCGGGCTCAGCATTTCGCCCCCTGCCCCGGGCCCCGGGGCCGGGGGAGCGGGAAGAGCGAGCTCAAGCCCGGCCTCTCTCAGTCCACCTTAGTCCAGACGGAGACCCCTTTCCTGCGCCTTCCTCTCCTGCTCTGCCCTACCCTTCTCGTGCCGCGGGATCCCAGCTGCCCAGCGGAGTCCAACTTCTCCCGGTCTGCGCGCCTGGTGGCCGCTCTTCTGTCCCCGGAGACCGAGGCAAGCGCTCGCTGCCCAGACGGGGCCGTGGAGGGGGAGAGACTGCGAGAGAGACAGGCGGGTACCAGTGGAGGCAATGGGCTGTCAGAGGAGCCACATCTCAGTTTCTGCCGCCGGGGTCCCGAACCCCGGCTGCTCCCGAGGACGCGGCTGCCAGGACACAGGTGCGATGTGGCGCTCGCTCCAGCTGCGCTTGAGCGTGGAGCAGGGACTGAGCGGCGCGCGGGGACGCAGAGCAGCCACCTGACGCTGCTACCGCCCCCCTCCGGGCTTCGGAGCTTTCAACACCCCGCCCCACCCAGCACCTGGAGCCGGAGTCAGATAGGGTCGCCGCATACAGCGGGCGCTCAGAATCGCCCCTGCGCCCCAGGCTGGGTCTGGTGCGCTGTGGAGCGCGAGGGCTGCACGGAAGAGTTTTCCCCAGGGCTGCTGAGCAACCCAGGCGAGTGGCAGAGCCAGACACGGCTGCAAAGTTGCGGAAAAGATTGCACTTGA